The following proteins are co-located in the Bosea sp. AS-1 genome:
- a CDS encoding DEAD/DEAH box helicase, whose product MSFSLTSPPLARALADRNYSEPTPVQSAVLEEGARGRDLLVSSQTGSGKTIAYGLAIGETLLDGAEKLGRAERPLALIIAPTRELALQVQRELAWLYAQAGARVISCVGGMDPRREAMLLEEGAHIVVGTPGRLRDHIERRRLDLSELKAVVLDEADEMLDLGFRDDLEFILKSAPESRRSLLFSATFPKEIIQLAQNYQRDALRIEVQAAARGHADIAYKAVRVYPKEAELAVVNLLRFYDAPVALVFCNTRNAVRHLEAILLERGFTAVALSGELGQNERNAALQALRDGRARVCVATDVAARGIDLPGLDLVIHAELPHDSEVMQHRSGRTGRAGNKGTSVLLVPPSRRRKAERLLMEGKVEAEWVGPPTAEEIHALDQERLLKDPLLEGEEGEDDAGMVEALMAGREAREIAAALVRLYRSRLPAAEEAGDPGFGREERRTPRSNEDYAAKRRPFGAGRDADEGERPHKAAGPRGDTVWFRLDIGRKQGADPRQLLPMLCRRGRITRDEVGAIRIFDRETKVEIDADVADRFYESAKVPDRDRITIEPATDERRAAKSFEDKGSERRAPSRRPASGGQEFAERPERGGKFERPAAPYRSRERFEERDGAAPRRPAAGRQTGERKAYEDRGEGRPAGKKPFNPKAKRFPGKAERPEGGRPAGKPFGKGKPPRRG is encoded by the coding sequence GGGCGCGATCTCCTGGTCTCCTCGCAGACCGGCTCGGGCAAGACCATCGCCTATGGGCTCGCCATTGGCGAGACGCTGCTGGATGGGGCCGAGAAGCTCGGCCGCGCCGAGCGGCCGCTGGCGCTGATCATCGCGCCGACGCGCGAGCTCGCCCTGCAGGTGCAACGCGAACTGGCCTGGCTCTATGCCCAGGCAGGTGCGCGCGTGATCTCCTGCGTCGGCGGCATGGATCCGCGCCGCGAGGCGATGCTGCTCGAAGAGGGCGCGCATATCGTCGTCGGCACGCCCGGTCGGCTGCGCGACCATATCGAGCGGCGCCGTCTCGACCTTTCGGAACTCAAGGCCGTCGTGCTCGACGAGGCCGACGAGATGCTCGATCTCGGCTTCCGCGACGATCTTGAATTCATTCTGAAGAGCGCGCCTGAAAGCCGCCGCAGCCTGCTGTTCTCCGCGACCTTCCCGAAGGAGATCATCCAGCTCGCGCAGAACTATCAGCGCGACGCGCTGCGCATCGAGGTGCAGGCCGCGGCGCGCGGCCATGCCGACATCGCCTACAAGGCCGTGCGCGTCTATCCCAAGGAAGCGGAGCTGGCGGTCGTCAACCTGCTGCGCTTCTATGATGCGCCGGTTGCGCTCGTCTTCTGCAACACGCGCAACGCCGTGCGCCATCTCGAAGCCATCCTGCTGGAGCGCGGCTTCACGGCCGTGGCGCTCTCGGGCGAGCTCGGCCAGAACGAGCGCAACGCCGCGCTGCAGGCGTTGCGTGACGGCCGGGCGCGGGTCTGCGTCGCGACTGACGTTGCCGCGCGTGGCATTGACCTGCCGGGACTCGACCTCGTGATCCATGCCGAATTGCCGCATGACTCCGAGGTGATGCAGCACCGGTCCGGCCGTACCGGCCGGGCCGGGAACAAGGGCACCAGCGTGCTGCTGGTGCCGCCCTCGCGCCGACGCAAGGCCGAGCGGCTGCTGATGGAAGGCAAGGTCGAGGCCGAATGGGTCGGCCCGCCGACGGCCGAGGAGATCCATGCGCTCGACCAGGAGCGGCTGCTGAAGGACCCGCTGCTCGAAGGCGAGGAGGGCGAGGACGATGCCGGCATGGTCGAGGCGTTGATGGCGGGTCGGGAGGCGCGCGAGATCGCGGCTGCCCTCGTCAGGCTCTACCGCTCGCGACTGCCGGCGGCGGAGGAAGCGGGCGACCCGGGCTTCGGCCGCGAGGAGCGCCGCACCCCGCGCTCGAACGAGGACTATGCCGCCAAGCGCCGGCCTTTTGGCGCCGGCCGCGATGCGGATGAGGGCGAACGGCCGCACAAGGCGGCCGGACCCCGCGGCGACACCGTCTGGTTCCGGCTCGATATCGGCCGCAAGCAGGGCGCCGACCCGCGCCAGCTCCTGCCAATGCTGTGCCGGCGCGGCCGGATCACCCGCGACGAGGTTGGCGCCATCCGCATCTTCGACCGCGAGACCAAGGTCGAGATCGACGCCGATGTCGCCGATCGTTTCTACGAATCCGCCAAGGTGCCGGATCGCGACCGGATCACGATCGAGCCGGCGACGGACGAGCGGCGCGCGGCCAAGTCATTCGAGGACAAAGGATCCGAGAGGCGCGCGCCTTCGCGCAGGCCGGCCTCGGGCGGTCAAGAGTTTGCGGAGCGACCGGAGCGGGGCGGCAAGTTCGAACGGCCGGCTGCCCCTTACCGCAGCCGCGAGCGTTTCGAGGAGCGCGACGGGGCTGCGCCGCGTCGGCCGGCTGCCGGCCGGCAGACCGGTGAGCGCAAGGCCTATGAAGATCGTGGAGAAGGGCGTCCGGCGGGCAAGAAGCCGTTCAACCCGAAGGCCAAGCGTTTTCCTGGCAAGGCCGAGCGGCCTGAAGGCGGCCGTCCGGCTGGCAAGCCCTTTGGCAAGGGCAAGCCGCCGCGCCGGGGCTAA
- a CDS encoding DUF2189 domain-containing protein codes for MANLDGTLHHIGRAAPPQVRTITTMDLREALSRGWEDFMAQPSHLVFIALIYPIAGVLLAQLTVTYNIFPLLFPLLGGFALLGPFAAIGLYETSRRREQGLDSSWNHALEVLQSPGIGQIVLLGLMLTGLFLAWLACAWLIYRAQLGLPADVSTAEFLRATFTTFNGWVMIIVGNSVGLLFAILAFAISVVSFPLMIDRHVDMPTAVRTSIAAVEANPRVMMYWGLIVTGLLVLGCLPVLVGLVVAMPVLGHATWHLYRKVVV; via the coding sequence ATGGCCAATCTTGACGGCACCCTTCACCACATCGGCAGAGCCGCACCACCGCAGGTCCGCACCATCACGACGATGGACCTGCGGGAAGCGCTCTCGCGCGGCTGGGAGGATTTCATGGCTCAGCCGAGCCATCTCGTCTTCATCGCGCTGATCTATCCCATCGCCGGCGTGCTGCTGGCGCAGCTCACCGTCACCTACAACATCTTCCCGCTGCTCTTCCCGCTGCTCGGCGGCTTCGCCCTGCTCGGCCCGTTCGCCGCTATCGGCCTCTATGAAACCAGCCGGAGACGCGAGCAGGGTCTGGATTCGTCGTGGAACCACGCGCTCGAGGTGCTGCAATCGCCGGGGATCGGGCAGATCGTCCTGCTCGGCCTGATGTTGACCGGGCTCTTCCTGGCCTGGCTCGCCTGCGCCTGGCTGATCTACCGCGCCCAGCTCGGCCTGCCGGCCGATGTCTCCACCGCGGAATTCCTGCGCGCCACGTTCACCACCTTCAACGGCTGGGTAATGATCATCGTCGGCAACTCGGTCGGCCTGCTCTTCGCCATCCTCGCCTTCGCGATCTCGGTCGTGTCCTTCCCCCTCATGATCGACCGTCACGTCGACATGCCGACGGCGGTTCGCACCTCGATCGCAGCGGTCGAGGCCAATCCGCGCGTGATGATGTACTGGGGGCTGATCGTCACCGGGCTTCTGGTGCTCGGCTGCCTGCCGGTGCTGGTCGGGCTCGTCGTGGCGATGCCGGTGCTCGGCCACGCGACCTGGCACCTCTACCGCAAGGTGGTGGTCTGA
- the ligA gene encoding NAD-dependent DNA ligase LigA, translating into MSDTDDTAPSETPVADLTPRRAKLEHKRLAAEVQAANDAYFQDDQPIMDDASYDAKRRRLVALEEAFPELKEAGGVSDKVGARPSGKFAKIRHRVPMLSLDNAFSDEAVAEFVARVYRFLGRKEEDGGIAFTAEPKIDGLSLSLRYEKGELVAAATRGDGEEGEDVTANARTIAEIPKTLAGPDVPEVAEVRGEVYLGHADFAGINERQREKGLPEFANPRNAAAGSLRQLDVSVTASRPLRFFAYAWGEMPVLPAPTQMGVVEAFKRWGFRTNPLMKRCESVAEMVAQYRLIESQRATLGYDIDGVVYKVDDLALQARLGFVSRAPRWAIAHKFPAELATTVLEAIDIQVGRTGALSPVARLKPVTVGGVVVTNATLHNEDYIRGFDSKGLPIRDGADIRIGDTVTVKRAGDVIPRVEAVDLTKRPADSKPYDFPKECPICHSHAVREHNPRSGKEDAVRRCTGGLICSAQTVERLKHFVSRDALDIDGLGDKQIEFFHTDPDLPVKEPADIFTLARRDDANFKKLKDKEGFGAVSVKKLFEAIEAARTPPLNRLIFGLGIRHVGETNARLLARNYGSFEALRETLAAAVDPASPQRQELDAIDGVGPTVVEALLQFFGEPHNQELLDRLLEQVQPQPLEAVATTSPVAGKTVVFTGALERMTRDEAKAMAERLGAKVAGSVSSKTDLLVAGPGAGSKLKDAAKHGVEVIDEAGWFDLIGG; encoded by the coding sequence ATGAGCGACACCGACGATACCGCACCTTCCGAAACGCCCGTCGCGGATCTGACGCCGCGCAGGGCCAAGCTCGAGCACAAGCGGCTGGCCGCCGAGGTGCAGGCGGCGAACGATGCCTATTTCCAGGACGATCAGCCGATCATGGACGACGCTTCCTATGATGCGAAGCGTCGGCGGCTGGTCGCTCTGGAGGAGGCCTTTCCGGAGCTGAAGGAGGCTGGCGGAGTCAGCGACAAGGTTGGTGCCAGGCCGTCGGGCAAGTTCGCCAAGATCAGGCATCGCGTGCCGATGCTCTCACTCGACAACGCCTTCTCGGACGAGGCGGTCGCGGAGTTCGTCGCCCGTGTCTATCGCTTTCTCGGCCGCAAGGAGGAGGATGGCGGCATCGCCTTTACCGCCGAGCCGAAGATCGACGGGCTCTCGCTCTCGCTGCGCTACGAGAAGGGCGAGCTCGTCGCTGCCGCGACGCGCGGCGATGGCGAGGAGGGCGAGGACGTCACCGCCAATGCCCGCACCATCGCTGAAATTCCGAAGACGCTCGCCGGGCCGGACGTGCCGGAGGTCGCGGAGGTGCGCGGCGAGGTCTATCTCGGCCATGCCGATTTCGCCGGTATCAACGAGCGCCAGCGCGAGAAGGGGCTGCCCGAATTCGCCAACCCGCGCAACGCTGCGGCCGGCTCGCTGCGCCAGCTCGATGTCAGCGTCACCGCTTCGCGGCCCCTGCGCTTCTTCGCCTATGCCTGGGGCGAGATGCCGGTGCTGCCGGCGCCGACGCAGATGGGCGTGGTCGAGGCGTTCAAGCGCTGGGGCTTCCGCACCAACCCGCTGATGAAGCGCTGCGAGAGCGTGGCCGAGATGGTCGCGCAGTACCGGCTGATCGAGAGCCAGCGCGCGACACTCGGCTACGACATCGACGGCGTGGTCTACAAGGTCGACGATCTGGCGCTGCAGGCCAGGCTCGGCTTCGTCTCGCGGGCGCCCCGCTGGGCGATCGCGCACAAGTTCCCGGCCGAGCTGGCGACGACCGTTCTCGAAGCCATCGACATTCAGGTCGGGCGGACAGGCGCACTCTCGCCCGTGGCGCGGCTGAAGCCGGTGACGGTCGGCGGTGTCGTGGTGACCAACGCGACGCTGCACAACGAGGATTACATCCGCGGCTTCGATTCCAAAGGGCTGCCGATCCGCGACGGGGCCGATATCCGCATCGGCGACACGGTGACGGTGAAGCGGGCGGGAGACGTCATCCCGCGCGTCGAGGCGGTCGATCTCACGAAGCGGCCGGCGGATTCGAAGCCCTATGACTTTCCGAAAGAATGCCCGATCTGCCACAGCCATGCCGTGCGGGAGCACAACCCGCGCTCCGGCAAGGAAGATGCCGTGCGCCGCTGTACGGGCGGGCTGATCTGTTCCGCCCAGACGGTCGAGCGGCTGAAGCACTTCGTCTCGCGCGATGCGCTCGACATCGACGGGCTCGGCGACAAGCAGATTGAGTTCTTCCACACCGATCCCGACCTGCCGGTGAAGGAGCCGGCCGACATCTTCACGCTCGCCCGGCGTGACGACGCTAATTTCAAGAAGCTCAAGGACAAGGAAGGCTTCGGCGCGGTCAGCGTCAAGAAGCTGTTCGAGGCGATCGAGGCCGCGCGCACACCGCCGCTCAACCGCCTGATCTTCGGGCTGGGAATCCGCCATGTCGGCGAGACCAATGCGCGGCTACTCGCCCGCAATTACGGCTCCTTCGAGGCTCTGCGCGAGACGCTTGCCGCCGCCGTCGATCCCGCTTCGCCGCAACGGCAGGAACTCGACGCCATCGACGGCGTCGGGCCGACCGTGGTCGAGGCGCTGCTGCAGTTCTTCGGCGAGCCGCACAATCAGGAACTGCTCGACCGGCTGCTGGAGCAGGTGCAGCCGCAGCCGCTGGAAGCCGTCGCCACGACGAGTCCGGTCGCCGGCAAGACAGTCGTTTTCACCGGTGCGCTGGAGCGGATGACCCGGGACGAGGCCAAGGCGATGGCGGAGCGGCTTGGCGCCAAGGTGGCAGGTTCGGTCTCATCGAAGACCGACCTGCTGGTCGCGGGGCCGGGTGCCGGCTCCAAGCTCAAGGATGCGGCCAAGCATGGCGTCGAGGTGATCGACGAGGCCGGGTGGTTCGATCTGATCGGCGGGTGA
- a CDS encoding AraC family transcriptional regulator: MTVPADHLTEMLRGLRLDGVDYSRCQMAAPWGVAFPQTHEAYFHFVSRGNCWLKTSAGEWLELQDGDAVLLPRGGGHVLASSPEVVPSPPCNCRVREFYGNIFDVEGGGSGEHMLIFTGRMTFNVDTGHPLLRLMPNLMRMSDFIANEPGIPHLLEAMGQEVAMDRVGAGGIMARLADVLAATIIRAWVESGCGTSKGWVAAARCPQIGKVLAAVHAHPETDWTVESLAELMGASRSGFALRFAEVVGETPARYVAQVRMHQARQWLARDKLRIAVVAQRLGYESEASFSRAFKRITGAAPSQVRAAGEAPPAAMFAPPAEAAE, encoded by the coding sequence ATGACCGTTCCCGCCGACCATCTGACCGAGATGCTCCGCGGCCTGAGGCTCGACGGAGTCGACTACAGCCGCTGCCAGATGGCCGCGCCCTGGGGCGTCGCCTTCCCCCAGACCCATGAGGCCTATTTCCATTTCGTCTCGCGCGGGAACTGTTGGCTGAAGACCTCCGCGGGCGAATGGCTGGAGCTGCAGGACGGCGACGCCGTGCTGCTGCCCCGCGGCGGTGGCCATGTCCTGGCCAGTTCGCCCGAGGTCGTCCCTTCCCCTCCTTGCAACTGCCGGGTGCGCGAGTTCTACGGCAATATCTTCGATGTCGAAGGCGGCGGCAGCGGCGAGCACATGCTGATCTTCACCGGCCGCATGACCTTCAACGTCGATACCGGCCACCCGCTGCTCAGGTTGATGCCGAACCTGATGCGGATGTCCGACTTCATCGCCAACGAGCCCGGCATCCCGCATCTGCTGGAGGCGATGGGCCAGGAGGTCGCGATGGACAGGGTCGGCGCCGGCGGCATCATGGCGCGCCTCGCCGACGTGCTGGCCGCGACGATCATCCGCGCCTGGGTCGAAAGCGGCTGCGGCACCAGCAAGGGCTGGGTCGCGGCGGCGCGCTGCCCACAGATCGGCAAGGTGCTCGCAGCAGTCCACGCCCACCCCGAGACCGACTGGACGGTCGAAAGTCTGGCGGAACTGATGGGCGCCTCGCGCTCCGGCTTCGCCCTGCGCTTCGCCGAGGTCGTCGGCGAGACGCCGGCACGCTATGTCGCGCAGGTCAGGATGCACCAGGCGAGGCAATGGCTCGCCCGCGACAAGCTCCGCATCGCGGTGGTAGCGCAGCGCCTCGGCTACGAATCGGAAGCCTCCTTCAGCCGCGCCTTCAAACGGATCACCGGCGCCGCGCCCAGCCAGGTACGGGCGGCGGGCGAAGCGCCGCCAGCGGCGATGTTCGCACCGCCCGCGGAGGCAGCGGAATAA
- a CDS encoding MFS transporter, whose translation MSDALSATSFELDDTQDETREKPAWAAVVSLTFGVFGLVTAEFLPASLLTPMAADVGVSVGAAGQAVTATAVVGAIAGLAAAIVTRGIDRRVVIWALTGLLILSSVIAAIATNLPTLLFARVLLGIGLGAFWSMVAATAMRLVPPSALPKAMSLIFTGVSVATVSAAPIGAYIGNLMGWRFVFWLSALVGVVALVIQMAVLPRLPARGSPDIRTLFRLLGQPSIALVLAGIVVVISGHFAGFTYVRPFLEQIPKLSVEAISLALLAYGVGGFFGNFLGGAITARSAKASVIFGAFAIGLMGASLLFVGASPIASAIAVGLWGFAFGALPVGFQTWLVRVAPEDEAESAGGLLVAAFQVAIASGAVFGGLLVDGFGTLGVMAYATIATLVGGLGVLLLGAKSPERVGAKAAAHAL comes from the coding sequence ATGTCAGACGCTCTATCTGCTACTTCATTCGAACTTGATGACACGCAGGATGAAACCCGCGAAAAACCTGCCTGGGCTGCGGTCGTCTCGCTGACCTTCGGCGTCTTCGGCCTGGTCACGGCCGAGTTCCTGCCGGCCAGCCTGTTGACGCCGATGGCTGCCGATGTCGGCGTCTCGGTCGGTGCCGCCGGGCAGGCGGTCACCGCCACGGCCGTGGTCGGCGCCATTGCCGGCCTCGCCGCCGCCATCGTCACCCGCGGCATCGACCGGCGCGTGGTGATCTGGGCGCTGACCGGCCTGCTGATCCTGTCGAGCGTCATCGCGGCGATCGCCACCAACCTGCCGACGCTGCTCTTCGCCCGCGTGCTGCTCGGCATCGGGCTCGGCGCCTTCTGGTCGATGGTCGCCGCGACCGCGATGCGGCTCGTGCCGCCGAGCGCCTTGCCCAAGGCGATGTCGCTGATCTTCACCGGCGTCTCGGTCGCGACCGTCAGCGCGGCGCCGATCGGCGCCTATATCGGCAATCTGATGGGCTGGCGTTTCGTGTTCTGGCTCTCGGCGCTGGTTGGCGTGGTGGCGCTCGTCATCCAGATGGCCGTGCTGCCGCGGCTGCCGGCGCGGGGTTCGCCCGACATCCGTACGCTGTTCCGCCTGCTCGGCCAGCCCAGCATCGCTCTCGTCCTTGCCGGTATCGTCGTGGTGATCTCGGGGCATTTCGCCGGCTTCACCTATGTCCGTCCGTTCCTGGAACAGATCCCGAAGCTCTCCGTCGAGGCGATCTCGCTGGCGCTGCTGGCCTATGGCGTTGGCGGCTTCTTCGGCAACTTCCTGGGCGGGGCGATCACGGCGCGCAGCGCCAAGGCCTCGGTGATCTTCGGCGCCTTCGCGATTGGGCTGATGGGGGCGAGCCTGCTCTTCGTCGGGGCATCGCCGATCGCCTCGGCCATCGCCGTCGGGCTCTGGGGTTTTGCCTTCGGCGCGCTGCCGGTCGGCTTCCAGACCTGGCTGGTGCGCGTCGCGCCGGAAGATGAGGCGGAGTCGGCCGGTGGCCTGCTCGTCGCCGCTTTCCAGGTCGCGATCGCGAGCGGCGCCGTTTTCGGCGGGCTTTTGGTCGATGGCTTCGGGACGCTGGGCGTGATGGCCTACGCCACGATCGCGACGCTGGTGGGCGGGCTCGGCGTGCTGCTGCTCGGCGCGAAAAGCCCTGAGCGTGTCGGAGCCAAGGCCGCGGCCCACGCCCTCTGA
- a CDS encoding AraC family transcriptional regulator, with protein sequence MEAVTQGETFCLEPLVAGERAKLFPAARFDGLDCLAATFRRHAYAPHRHESYVLGTIEAGCETFRVRGARYYARPGLITFVNPLETHDGEPYGPGYSYRMTYPEIGLMREVAASLSGREMSETPFFPEPLVEDAEGAALFAAAHRAIEDGKDLLAGEEMLLRFYAHCLAHHADLTVRAIGAEEGPVAKARELFEARYEEDLSLADVARLTGLPRHHLIRAFRRETGLTPHAYLVDIRVRRARERLRRGEMPGDVAAATGFCDQPHLTRAFKARFGVTPGAFRAAHAG encoded by the coding sequence ATGGAAGCAGTCACCCAAGGCGAGACATTCTGCCTCGAACCGCTCGTCGCCGGCGAGCGGGCGAAGTTGTTTCCGGCCGCACGCTTCGACGGGCTGGACTGCCTTGCCGCGACCTTCCGCCGCCACGCCTATGCGCCACACCGGCATGAGAGCTATGTCCTCGGCACCATCGAGGCCGGCTGCGAGACCTTCCGCGTACGCGGTGCCCGCTATTATGCCCGGCCAGGGTTGATCACCTTCGTCAACCCCCTGGAAACCCATGATGGCGAGCCCTACGGACCGGGCTACAGCTATCGCATGACCTATCCCGAGATCGGGCTGATGCGCGAGGTCGCGGCTTCGCTGAGCGGCCGGGAGATGAGCGAAACGCCGTTCTTTCCCGAACCTCTCGTCGAGGATGCGGAAGGCGCGGCGCTCTTCGCCGCCGCACATCGCGCGATCGAGGATGGCAAAGACCTGCTGGCAGGCGAGGAGATGCTGCTGCGCTTCTACGCGCATTGCCTGGCCCATCATGCCGATCTGACGGTTCGGGCCATCGGTGCGGAGGAGGGGCCCGTCGCCAAGGCGCGCGAATTATTCGAGGCGCGCTACGAGGAAGACTTGTCGCTTGCAGATGTGGCCCGGCTGACCGGCCTGCCGCGCCATCACCTGATCCGGGCCTTCCGGCGGGAGACTGGGCTGACGCCGCATGCCTATCTCGTCGATATCCGCGTCCGGCGCGCCCGCGAGCGGCTCAGGCGCGGCGAGATGCCGGGCGATGTCGCGGCGGCGACCGGCTTCTGCGACCAGCCACATCTGACGCGGGCCTTCAAGGCGCGCTTCGGCGTCACGCCCGGCGCGTTCCGGGCCGCGCATGCCGGCTGA